A single Argentina anserina chromosome 7, drPotAnse1.1, whole genome shotgun sequence DNA region contains:
- the LOC126804122 gene encoding protein HOTHEAD — MDFRWWRRSFSGALLSWIFFFVRFSSSDKAPDFTFVNDATSAPPQIFYDYIIVGGGTAGCPLAATLSHGGATVLVLERGGSPYTDPNITDIGNFASVLLDKSPTSPAQPFTSEDGVYNARARILGGGSAVNAGFYSRASTHYIKEAGWNQKLVEQAYEWVEQVVAFQPPLMEWETALRDGLLEVGVLPNNGFTFNHSYGTKVGGTIFDKEGHRHTAADLLEYADASSITVYLHAIVHKILFRHIPGRGRPQAYGVIYKDANGAMHQAYLNNDPKNEIILTAGAIGSPQLLMLSGIGPGYHLRTHGIPVVVDQPLVGQGMADNPMNILLIPSPLPVEVSLVQVVGITRFDTYIEGASGLSLVYPLARRLAKRFRLILNQGDYEPFKAVPEAMAIAADTVNAVVNQTLRAGVILEKITGPLSRGHLALRNLDPDDTPFVTFNYFKETEDLRKCIEGMRTIISVVNSKAFSRFRYKNMPIEALINLMLTLPINNRRRHANAMFSLEQFCIDTVMTIWHYHGGCQVGRVVDKEYRVLGVDSLRVVDGSTFHTTPGTNPQATVMMLGRYVGERIVHERYLSRKADEKN, encoded by the exons ATGGATTTCAGATGGTGGAGAAGATCATTCTCTGGAGCTTTGCTTTCTTggattttcttctttgttcgCTTCTCTTCTTCGGACAAAG CGCCAGACTTTACATTTGTGAACGATGCAACGTCGGCTCCTCCACAGATTTTCTACGACTACATTATCGTAGGTGGCGGTACAGCTGGGTGTCCTCTAGCTGCAACTCTCTCTCACGGAGGAGCAACCGTTTTAGTCCTGGAACGTGGTGGTTCGCCCTACACCGACCCAAACATCACTGACATTGGCAACTTCGCTTCTGTTCTTCTCGACAAATCTCCCACTTCTCCGGCACAGCCCTTCACCTCCGAGGATGGTGTCTACAATGCAAGGGCACGCATCCTCGGTGGTGGCTCTGCCGTCAACGCCGGGTTTTACTCACGTGCCAGCACGCACTACATCAAGGAAGCGGGGTGGAACCAAAAACTGGTCGAACAGGCTTATGAATGGGTTGAACAAGTTGTGGCATTTCAACCTCCCTTAATGGAGTGGGAAACTGCTCTAAGGGACGGCTTGCTTGAAGTTGGAGTGTTGCCGAACAATGGCTTTACGTTCAACCATTCCTACGGTACTAAAGTCGGAGGTACCATCTTCGACAAGGAAGGCCACAGACACACCGCCGCGGATTTGCTTGAGTATGCAGACGCGAGCAGTATCACCGTCTATTTGCATGCCATTGTgcacaaaattttatttagaCACATTCCCG GAAGGGGAAGGCCGCAAGCTTATGGTGTGATTTATAAAGATGCAAATGGAGCGATGCACCAAGCTTACCTAAACAATGATCCCAAGAATGAGATCATTTTAACAGCTGGAGCTATTGGGAGCCCTCAGCTTCTGATGCTGAGTGGTATCGGCCCGGGTTACCATCTTCGGACCCACGGTATTCCGGTAGTGGTGGATCAGCCGTTAGTGGGGCAAGGAATGGCTGATAACCCAATGAACATCCTCCTTATTCCGTCACCTCTGCCGGTTGAAGTGTCTCTGGTTCAAGTTGTGGGCATAACCAGGTTTGATACCTACATTGAAGGAGCTAGCGGGTTGAGCTTGGTTTATCCTTTGGCTCGAAGGCTTGCTAAAAGGTTTCGTCTCATACTGAATCAG GGTGATTATGAGCCTTTCAAAGCTGTACCAGAAGCCATGGCGATAGCTGCAGATACAGTAAACGCAGTTGTGAATCAGACCCTCAGAGCTGGAGTCATACTCGAAAAAATCACAGGTCCACTCTCTAGAGGTCATCTAGCGCTGAGGAACCTAGATCCTGATGACACTCCGTTTGTCACATTCAACTACTTCAAAGAGACAGAAGACCTGAGGAAGTGCATTGAGGGTATGAGGACTATTATCAGTGTGGTCAATTCTAAAGCCTTTTCGAGATTCCGTTATAAGAACATGCCAATCGAAGCTCTCATAAACCTGATGCTGACTTTGCCGATAAACAATAGGCGAAGACATGCAAATGCAATGTTTTCCTTGGAACAATTTTGCATAGACACGGTTATGACCATTTGGCATTATCATGGAGGTTGCCAAGTTGGGAGGGTTGTGGACAAAGAGTACAGGGTACTTGGTGTTGATTCACTTAGGGTTGTTGATGGATCCACATTTCATACCACTCCAGGAACTAATCCTCAAGCTACTGTTATGATGCTTGGCAG GTATGTGGGAGAAAGAATTGTTCATGAGAGATACCTATCCCGAAAAGCAGACGAGAAGAATTGA